Proteins from one Rhizoctonia solani chromosome 5, complete sequence genomic window:
- a CDS encoding mycorrhiza-upregulated peptidase C14 produces MNFSETLKNLIGVKWLAESFLSNSRDPDILDIHPFKFGHEGEWYEDRRRLGLHITPEFTDAIELNNPLAWRFIDGTDELALQSVGPKFASIILSINSKNEVIFTLSHQTLAKYGLETLPAAGYDPIPPEASYVLPVLRALCRWMWYLTSIPDIRPFENLVSLEFYKLNFTGEYTDEGVPVLVPEDEDLNSDGIVDIVTSTEDYYGIKIVNRSTLDLYVYLFDFSATDLSITQKAIPILSSKQHNPTLAGNTSLTIGYGHGGQFPLMFELNEAQKNDINFFKLFVSTCPTEPESLTQGSPFEGRAAVADNKVKEIFEKRVLWDAFTIAITQRRYPRAQPATTQRFEDIPDTLPAQDDQSECYISNGHTEDSEMEDPNLFCAQLSGKMSVKEIVLLLRQHGKHPLAHGGSADVYYGILHSGTRVAIKRSRAHIPDSNDGRACLKAIAKEGYMWSKYRHPNIVEIYGIVHFRGAIALVAPWMDNGTVMEYISKRPDTNRLKLCSEIACGLYYLHQMDTMHGDLKGVNVLVSYDGVAKLHDFGTTSMKHYTLEFTGGTGTRKYTLRWAAPEVLLDEDVGTPADVYALGMTILEVITGSPPFHYINNDPAVSVAVCMGEKPRRPEAHIPQEGPYGDKLWDLLQRCWETKLQDRPSAQEAFDISFQSPKPGSQHVNKSDRISSSNIKSTPEAQETIITKPVGAKSPLHALVIGIGKYEAYSPLVAAVPDALAFKTYLTENLCLPEVQITVLLDEQAKRVNIIKALRDLARPDNGINRDDPILIYYAGHGGEVDPPPDRTINGSRIQCIIPQDTSKNTGVVPIPDFTIGVLIHRIAQEKGNNITLVLDCCHSASGTRDEMDDARFIDKACLPELPVSLDKAIIQDALSGSRDMVDPSSLRFSFESMDSHVLLAACGQGKVAFENKLEKRGYFSSALLELLWGAKIDSLTYRGCIQRLPPLRTRQPQNPVCEGRNIHRIFFNAKVQGAESSYILVKSKAGHLYLQAGLVHGITPGATYDIYASDVPGPSNPPLTTLQVDSVEPFVSRLKDVNVPNLPDFCYGCRVGYGANQALDVHITQMFIDAAEPGDAWARLFMGDEDDLVLRPVEPELASVIISVNSKKQATFTLKNQALTEHGLETLPRPSYCPIPPNAQRVVPILKALSHWSWHLCRVPESRPFRETIDFEFYKLRSVGDYTEEGNPVLIPDDNNLNVDGVVDIVANANDWYGIKIVNRSSRDLYAYLLDFSGQSLSVGKRPAHVSRLKKFTHIPEQKTTPSVGSNSSDPTLPRNVPLTIGYGSGGQDPLMFGVSEGQDIDINFFKLFVTTSPTDFQSLEQVSPFEGRTTGPDSKVMQRFGKSAQWDTFTMVIRQRRYPKESVIRPNCSRLWSTKSGPTSKH; encoded by the exons ATGAATTTCTCTGAAACCCTCAAAAATCT CATTGGCGTTAAATGGCTAGCTGAGTCATTTTTGTCCAATTCGAGGGATCCAGACATCTTGGATATTCATCCGTTCAAGTTCGGGCATGAAGGTGAATGGTACGAAGATAGACGAAGACTTGGTTTGCATATCACACCAGAGTTTACCGATGCAATCGAACTAAACAATCCCTTGGCTTGGAGGTTCATTGATGGTACCGATGAACTCGCGTTGCAATCCGTTGGACCAAAGTTTGCTTCTATTATCCTATCGATCAACTCAAAAAATGAAGTTATATTCACCCTCTCGCATCAAACTTTGGCGAAGTATGGGCTCGAAACACTGCCAGCTGCTGGTTACGACCCTATTCCTCCCGAGGCTTCTTATGTGTTACCTGTCTTGAGAGCGCTCTGCCGATGGATGTGGTATCTTACTTCTATACCGGACATCCGACCATTCGAGAACTTGGTTAGTCTTGAGTTCTACAAGCTTAATTTCACTGGAGAATATACCGACGAAGGAGTCCCAGTACTGGTTCCCGAGGACGAAGACCTCAATTCTGACGGGATAGTAGACATTGTAACCAGCACTGAGGACTACTATGGGATCAAGATCGTGAATAGATCAACACTGGACTTATACGTCTACCTATTCGACTTTTCTGCTACGGACTTGTCCATTA CGCAAAAGGCCATCCCTATCTTGAGCTCAAAGCAACATAATCCCACGCTTGCAGGAAATACATCCTTAACAATTGGATACGGCCACGGAGGACAATTTCCACTTATGTTTGAACTCAATGAGGCTCAAAAGAATGATATCAACTTCTTCAAACTATTCGTTTCAACCTGTCCCACCGAGCCAGAGTCTCTGACGCAAGGTAGCCCATTTGAAGGACGTGCGGCAGTAGCAGACAATAAAGTGAAAGAAATCTTCGAGAAAAGGGTTCTATGGGATGCCTTCACAATTGCAATTACACAAAGGCGGTACCCACGAGCACAGCCTGCTACGACTCAACGATTTGAGGATATCCCCGATACTCTCCCCGCCCAGGATGATCAAAGCGAATGCTATATTTCCAATGGACACACGGAAGATAGTGAAATGGAGGATCCAAATTTATTCTGTGCCCAGCTGAGTGGTAAGATG TCAGTGAAGGAAATCGTCCTTCTCCTTCGTCAACATGG CAAACACCCTCTAGCACATGGGGGATCTGCTGACGTTTACTACGGGATTCTACACAGTGGGACGAGGGTTGCCATCAAACGATCCCGGGCACATATACCTGACAGCAATGATGGACGTGCTTGCTTAAAA GCCATTGCTAAAGAAGGATACATGTGGTCGAAGTATCGGCATCCGAATATAGTGGAAATTTACGGGATCGTTCACTTTCGGGGTGCAATTGCATTAGTCGCCCCATGGATGGATAATGGAACGGTAATGGAATATATAAGCAAACGACCAGATACGAACCGCTTAAAATTG TGTAGCGAAATCGCTTGTGGTTTATATTACCTTCACCAAATGGACACG ATGCATGGTGATTTAAAAGGC GTCAATGTATTGGTTTCCTATGACGGAGTGGCCAAACTTCATGATTTTGGGACTACGTCTATGAAACATTACACCCTCGAGTTTACTGGTGGGACGGGGACACGCAAGTACACGTTACGATGGGCG GCCCCAGAAGTTTTACTTGACGAGGATGTAGGCACACCTGCAGATGTATATGCACTTGGTATG ACCATCCTA GAAGTCATAACAGGCAGTCCGCCATTCCACTATATAAATAACGATCCAGCTGTCAGTGTTGCCGTATGCATGGGAGAAAAGCCTCGGCGACCGGAGGCGCACATACCACAAGAAGGCCCATATGGAGATAAACTATGGGACTTGCTACAGCGCTGCTGGGAGACAAAACTTCAAGACCGCCCGTCAGCCCAGGAAGCCTTCGACATA TCTTTCCAATCCCCAAAGCCTGGTTCTCAACATGTTAACAAATCCGACAGAATTAGCTCATCTAATATCAAATCGACACCAGAGGCTCAAGAAACTATTATCACTAAACCTGTTGG CGCCAAGTCGCCCCTTCACGCTCTCGTGATTGGTATTGGCAAATATGAAGCTTATTCCCCCCTCGTCGCGGCCGTCCCGGATGCTTTGGCTTTCAAGACGTATCTCACTGAGAATCTATGTTTACCTGAGGTACAGATAACAGTGCTTCTGGACGAGCAAGCCAAGCGCGTAAATATAATTAAAGCTCTTCGCGATCTCGCTCGACCAGATAACGGCATCAATCGTGATGATCCCATTTTAATTTACTACGCAGGTCATGGCGGCGAGGTTGACCCGCCGCCAGACAGGACTATCAACGGATCACGAATCCAATGTATTATTCCTCAGGACACCAGTAAGAACACCGGAGTTGTACCCATCCCCGACTTTACCATTGGGGTGTTGATACACCGTATCGCCCAGGAGAAAGGCAACAACATA ACCTTAGTATTGGATTGCTGTCACTCTGCCAGTGGCACCCGTGATGAAATGGACGATGCTAGATTTATCGACAAGGCCTGTCTTCCGGAACTACCAGTGTCATTAGACAAAGCTATCATTCAAGATGCTCTCTCGGGATCTCGTGATATGGTTGACCCATCCTCGCTTCGATTCTCATTCGAAAGCATGGACTCTCACGTTCTTCTGGCCGCGTGCGGACAGGGCAAGGTTGCATTTGAGAACAAACTAGAAAAGCGAGGGTATTTCTCTAGCGCACTACTGGAGCTACTTTGGGGCGCTAAGATAGATAGCCTAACATATAGAGGATGCATCCAGCGCCTTCCTCCCCTTCGTACTAGGCA ACCACAGAACCCGGTTTGCGAAGGTAGAAACATACACCGCATATTTTTTAACGCCAAGGTTCAAGGAGCCGAATCATCTTATATTCTCGTCAAATCAAAAGCCGGTCATCTCTACCTTCAGGCTGGCCTCGTCCATGGCATCACCCCTGGTGCTACCTAtgacatatatgcaagcgaCGTACCTGGTCCATCGAACCCACCTCTCACCACTCTCCAAGTCGACTCCGTGGAACCGTTCGTATCCCGCCTGAAGGATGTCAACGTACCGAaccttcctgatttctgCTACGGCTGTCGAGTAGGCTACGGTGCCAACCAAGCATTGGATGTACACATCACCCAAATGTTTATTGATGCGGCCGAGCCTGGTGATGCTTGGGCCAGATTATTCATGGGTGACGAAGACGATCTTGTGTTGAGGCCTGTTGAGCCAGAGCTGGCTTCAGTGATTATATCTGTGAACTCAAAGAAACAAGCGACGTTTACGCTCAAGAATCAAGCCTTAACGGAACACGGGCTCGAGACGCTACCTCGTCCCAGCTACTGCCCTATCCCTCCTAATGCTCAGCGGGTGGTACCTATCTTGAAGGCACTTTCCCATTGGAGCTGGCATCTTTGTCGCGTGCCCGAGAGCCGACCATTCAGGGAGACTATCGACTTCGAGTTCTACAAGCTTCGGTCTGTAGGAGACTATACTGAAGAGGGAAACCCAGTGCTCATTCCAGATGACAACAATCTCAACGTCGATGGAGTGGTGGACATTGTAGCCAACGCTAACGATTGGTATGGGATCAAGATCGTCAATAGATCATCACGGGACCTCTATGCATATTTACTGGACTTTTCTGGTCAGAGTCTCTCTGTTGGTAAGCGGCCCGCCCATGTCTCGAGACTGAAGAAGTTTACCCATATACCAGAACAAAAGACCACTCCTAGCGTAGGGTCAAATTCATCTGATCCCACACTCCCAAGAAACGTTCCTCTGACGATTGGGTACGGCTCTGGAGGGCAAGATCCGCTTATGTTTGGGGTCTCCGAAGGCCAAGATATTGATATCAACTTTTTCAAACTATTCGTTACGACCTCTCCTACCGATTTCCAATCCCTGGAACAAGTCAGTCCATTCGAGGGACGAACCACAGGTCCTGATAGCAAAGTAATGCAGCGTTTTGGGAAAAGCGCACAGTGGGATACTTTTACGATGGTAATAAGACAAAGGCGGTATCCTAAAGAAAGCGTAATTCGGCCCAAC